The Thermodesulfobacteriota bacterium nucleotide sequence CCCCTCCTGGATACGGCATTGGTGTCGAAGTTGGACTCCGCCTTTATGACCGCCCTTATAAGCTCTTCGTCCACGCCGTACCTGCCCGAAGCTTTCTTGATGGCCCGCTCGATGGAGGTGTCGACGTTGCCCCTCGATCCCCTCTCGCGCATGAGAAGCTTGAACTTGGAAGAGGTCGGGACGTTGGTTATGTGGACGACACCGTTCTCGTCGGTGTAGGAATAGATGTCCGCTGCGGCCGGGACGGGCACGAGGAGCGGCACCATAAAGACGATTATGTAGGGCAGAACTCTCATATAGCTTGACCTTGGCCTCTAACCATCGATTTTATAACGTAATTCTTAAAAGAGCAAGGGTTTTTTTACAATACCCTCCCCTCATTCGACCTTGACCGGCAATAGAAAAGGTTATAAATTAAAAGGATGCGCGTGGAGTCGATAAAAGGGGTCTCCCCCGAGGAGGCCTTCCGGGCCATAAGGGGGAGGCGCAATCCCTTCATAGTCTCGGGCGGACCACTAAAGGGAAGGAAGGGAGAGGGGGGGGGTAAAGGGAAAAGATTCTCCTTTGTCTCGGCCGAGCCTTTTTCCGTGCTCACCTCCGAGGCCGGAGGGACGTTCGTGGACGGTGCGGGAAAGGGGGGGGAAATGGAAAAAGATTTCCTCTCCGCCCTCTCGGAACTGCTGAAAAGGTACCGTCCCGACAAAAAAAGTCTCTTCCACTTCCCCTTTAATGGCGGGGCGGTGGGCTACTTCTCATACGACCTGAAGGACTTTATCGAAGGGCGTCCCGGAGGGACGTCCCGCAAGCCCGCCTCCGCTGAGGCCACGGACGGCGTGCCCCTTGCCTATCTGGGTTTTTACGACCCTGTCTTCGTCTACGACCATAGTGAAGCGGAAGGATACCTCGTGTCCGCGGAAACGCCGGGTATAGCGGGACTAAGGGAGCGGTTCGAGGAGTTCAAGGAAGTTCTCGCCTCCCCCCCCTCACCCCCCTCCCCTGCCCTGGCCGGGCCAGGGGAAAAGGGGGAAAAAACCCTCTCCTCCAACTTCATGAAGGAGGAGTACATAGCCGCCGTAAAGAAGGCAAAGGAGTATATCTCCGCCGGAGACATATACCAGATAAACCTTTCCCAGAAACTCTCGGTCCCCTTCTCCGGGGACCCTTTCGAGCTCTACCTGGCCCTCTCGCGGCACGGCGCGGGGCGCTTTGCCTCCTATATGGAGTTCGACGGCTTCCAGATAGTATCGAACTCCCCGGAGCGGCTCCTGAAGATAGCGGACGGCCTTATAGAGACCCAGCCCATAA carries:
- a CDS encoding lytic transglycosylase domain-containing protein yields the protein MRVLPYIIVFMVPLLVPVPAAADIYSYTDENGVVHITNVPTSSKFKLLMRERGSRGNVDTSIERAIKKASGRYGVDEELIRAVIKAESNFDTNAVSRRGARGLMQLMPDTAKEMGVSDVHNPSQNIDGGVKYLRKMLDKFKWNVRLALAAYNAGAPAVRKYGKVPPYKETRLYVAKVLRYHKQYMARG
- the pabB gene encoding aminodeoxychorismate synthase component I, translating into MESIKGVSPEEAFRAIRGRRNPFIVSGGPLKGRKGEGGGKGKRFSFVSAEPFSVLTSEAGGTFVDGAGKGGEMEKDFLSALSELLKRYRPDKKSLFHFPFNGGAVGYFSYDLKDFIEGRPGGTSRKPASAEATDGVPLAYLGFYDPVFVYDHSEAEGYLVSAETPGIAGLRERFEEFKEVLASPPSPPSPALAGPGEKGEKTLSSNFMKEEYIAAVKKAKEYISAGDIYQINLSQKLSVPFSGDPFELYLALSRHGAGRFASYMEFDGFQIVSNSPERLLKIADGLIETQPIKGTRPRGATPEEDRALVEELKNSPKERAEHVMVVDLERSDLGKVSVAGTVEVSEFEALETYPHLHHMVSTVTGRLRPGVGPAEALKAVFPGGSITGTPKIRAMEIIDEIEPAPRGIYTGAMGWMDTGGGMDLSMAIRTALCKDGTLHLSVGGGIVADSDPEAEYEETLLKAKDFLKVLGLLPETALAGHPATHKR